The Gadus macrocephalus chromosome 9, ASM3116895v1 genomic interval ACCTTGCATTTTCTTACCCATTTTTGTTACCAtgattaaataaatgaatgggtGAACAAAATGatcaaagaaaaaagaaaaagatattGCGAAACCCTAAACTGAACGTTTTCTCATTGTGTGGGGTCAGAGAGCCTTCAAAAATAAAAGCAGTGAGACCATTTCAGCCAATTCTCCTGATTAATGATCAGTCAAGACTAATCGTTTCCAGTTTCCCATATCCGGCACGTAtgaatgcatgtatgcatgcacacccatgcacacacacacacacacatgcatacatttgGCCTACATAAATACATCCCCTGTTCCCCAATAGTGCAGGCTGTTCATGCATGcaagggtacacacacacacaaaaaccacacacacacacacacacacaaaaacacacacacacacacacacacacacacacacacacacacacacacacacacacacacacacacacacacacacacacacacacacacacacactctgaagaGTTTCCACGCATCTCATTTGTTTAGTTTCATATAAATAGCTCTGCCGTAGTtcagtgtttatgtttgtgagtAACTTTCTCATCCGCATATCCTACTGAGCATGGCACACATCTGCAGACCACCTGTTGGCTCACCGAACACAACAAGTTGCTAGGGCAGTGATTGGCTGCCGAGGGGGTCCCAGTGTCCCGCCCACATCAGTCCGCGGGAACGAGATCCCGGGGATTTTGCTGTACGCCTCCGCAATGCAAACAAGTTGTAGTTTACTGTATACTGTAGTAATCCTTCTCCAGTTCTCCTCAACAGCGCCCGGCCGTGGGTTAATGCTAAACCACGTGCTAACCTTTAGCGCCAGGCCGGATCAGGACGGCGCGGTCACGGATCAGGATGAGATATTGGCCGTTATGAGCGTGCCCGCGTCTGGACCATGAGACGGACGCAGACGTCACGACAGGCCGCGTCCGACGGCAGAATGATCCTCCGCCATGTGCTGTTTGCGCCCTAATGACACGCAAGCCTAGCTCACAtacgtccgtctgtctgtcagtcggTAGCTTAGCCTTAATGTTACACGGGTCACAGAGAAGCGTGGCGCCTTAGCTAGGAACGTCACCTCACATGACGAGGTCTTTATTTAGAAGCTCGGTCGCTCAGTTCACCACCGCTAAGTGAGGTTGAACGACATGTGTCCACGAGATAGCATTATGCACGttgaacttttattttgaagtaagCGTTAGACCATAAGACCTGTGAGTAGGGCAGGGGGAAAGAAGTTAATGTGTGAACATTCCATCACATGACTGAGGCAGAGAGGACTTGGGATCATTCTTCTAATAATCTTTATGCAAGTCTTTTTCGTCTTCTTTTTTCTTCATTGATTTAGTAACGCTTAATTAATTGCACAATTGATTTGTCGTGATTATCTTGTACTAAATGCATTTATAAAATTAACCATTGGAAAGGATTTGACAGAAATCTTTCCAACAGCAAATTGGACAGAAACTTCCGTCCCCAAAGCAGGAAAACAAATATGGCAGGAGCTCAGATGCATCATTAAAGTAAATGGAAATAAAGTTTTTAAAAATTATCAACATAGGGGGATGATGAACAAAAAAAAGCCCTTCCGGTTCCTCTTCGAAGGCACAAAATATTTTCACAGAAGACGAAAAAGAGATGTGCATAAAATGATCCAACTCCACTCAGCATCAGGAATGTGATGGAGGACTTTGACAGGGTAGTCATTTCATACATTGTATTTCAGTAATTTCTTTCCCCCTGCCCTATGTCCCTAAGCCTCGGTGACCAGGCTATAGTGCACGGCTTATCACTTCCCTGTTAGCCAGAGGCACTCATTCCTTTATCCTTTAAAGGACCCGTCGCCCCCACAgccagctcctcctctcccgACAACACTCACTCTGTTTTGACACCCACTCACGATGACACCCACCGTGTCTCACAGCTATGGGAAGAcgaagggagagcgagagggcaaAAGTGCTTCTTTTAATTGAACCTCCGATGAGTAGTGCAACAGCTCCCACAACACACCTGTGAGGGAGTGAAGCTTTGGGGAGTTAACAGGGTTTCCAAGGACATCAACACAAGCAGTAGACGAGGCGGTGCTGTGGGAAcatgtgttgtgtttggttgtAAACTGCGGTCTTTCACTGGAAAAAGTGACGGTACTATTTGATGGTGCTTTAGTGCTTTGTGGTTGgaacgattaaaaaaaaattgaatttctTTTCATTCCTCACAATTCCCCATGTGCAATCAATAAAGATCACAGGTAGCTGCCTGCGGGATGTAAACTACGTTGTAAGTATGTTTGTTCATTCATCAATGTCTTTTGTTCGTACCCTTAGAGAGTTGGAGTTTGctatgttttaaaaaaatacagcTTTTGTGTCCCCTGCCCTGAGCTTTGTGCTACGTTACACAGGCTGTGATGGGTAACATTGGAGTTGCACGCGGCCTGTCCATCTAAAATGTTGCCCGAAGATTGAGGGTCTTTATTAAAGGTCATGCACTGTGATGCTCGTTACTGGTTCTATCTGGAGTCCGCCTCTCGTCTCTGCTCCTGTCATCCTTCTGTGCATAAAGTGTGCGcgcttgcatctctctctctctgtgtgtgtgtgtgtgtgtgtgtgtgtgtgtgtgtgtgtgtgtgtgtgtgtgtgtgtgtgtgtgtgtgtgtgtgtgtgtgtgtgtgtgtgtgtgtgtgtgtgtgtgtgtgtgtgtgtgtgtgtgtgtgtgtgtgtgtctttgcctgCCAGCCAGGGGCCCGATCCAGCATGTGGCCGGCCATGGCAATATCCTAGAACGTCTTAATGGTCACGGTTAATTTATGACTACACATTTCCCCCGCTTCTGTATATTTAGGCATCAGTTTCACTCCATGAATCTCTGTGGGGTTTGGACCGTGAATGTATTTTCTtcattaagaaaaataataataaggagCTTTTTCCTATAGAGTATATAAGTATATACTTATATACTTAAATCAAATAAAGAACAAATTGTCACTCTTTCTAATTTGTTTTAAAGCAATATGGTACCAACATAATAACTGTTCTTGGGAGTTGGTTGACAGCAAAGTAATAACAAACCTAACTAGTAGGTAACGTAATCAATCACAACCTGTTCTCGATAATTACATTGAAACTGGAAATAATAATGCGTATGGTTGATGCAGCGTCTCTAGAGAATAACCAATCACCtctaatgtatataatataagaAAAAAGTTACAGTCAACGATCGGGCAATACTTCTCTTCTCTGCGCTTTCCTATTTCCTATCctgtcgctttggatgaaaccgtctgttaaatgccctaaatgtaactgTTAATGTATACAGCACTACGGACGACGCCATAAGTATCCCCTCATACATTAAATGACACGGCGCAGCTCCACGGTCTGTTAACTATAACACAGAGGTTTAGCCGAGTACTGGAAGTCACACCTGGCTTACTGTGGCTGTGCCCATTGCCCCTCGGTTGCATAACTTGCACTGCAGTCGGAAGCAAGTGAAGGGATTCTCATTTAGCGTCTGAAGGTACAAACCATTACCTTTTGTTTACCGAGGCAGCCGTGTATTGCCCACAAGGTCACTGAACCTCCATAAAACCAGCGCCGTCGGGATTATGACCTGGCTGTACGCTGTTCCCGAACAGTTTGTGTCAATGTCTGCTCATGAGATGATCCGTAGGGTAAACAGATGATTACAATCTTCTAATTTGATGCGGCCTTTGCAAGACCTTTGCATAGCTGATCTCCATCTCAATGCAAACACGGCGTGtggttaaaaaagaaaaaagccttTTGTGAAAGcaaactcactttatttgtggGAGGCAATCGCGTGTGTTAGCGTATCGGGTGATGGGTTTCCAAGGGGGCCCTTGTTTTTCAATTAAAAGGCTCTATGGGTCCTTTATGCACATATCCCTCACACATTAGGTGCTCCAAGTAGGGCAGTGTACGGTCTGACGTTCTCCCTCCGCGGCCCCAGAGTGTGAGCTGATGAAGGTCACAATCAAAGCAACAGACAAGGACCAAGGACTTAACATGGAGGTGTAAGAAGCTGTATGGCCAAGGGAATACACGCTCATCAGATCATTCAAATTGAAACGCTGCTGGACTTCAACACACTGCCTTTCAACTTTGCTGCATGCAAATTTAAAAGCAAAGGGCAAGTATTAGAGAGGTGTGCGGTACCCTTTCCTTTAACATTAATCAAAGTCAACAGAGTCTTTGATGAGGAGTTATATATACAAACTAATGCAGAAACACCATTAAAGAGGGTGCTACTGGAGTAGACCTAACTAAGTCTTGGATTAGACTAAAGTCTAGATCTAAACTAAAGTCTAGATCTAAATTAAATTGAGGTCTGAACTAAAGTAAAGGTCTTGACTAAAGTTTAGGTCTTAACAAAAGTAAAGGTCTTAACTAAAGTTTAGGTCGAAACTAAAGTCTAGGTCAAAACCAAGGTCTTGCTCTGAACCAATTCTTGGTTTAAGGTTATTCTCTCACTCTTGGTTAAAAACTAACTCCGGCTCTAAACCCTGATGTCCTGCTCTAAACTAAAGTCTCCCGGAGGACCAGTGCTCCAGAACATCTGTGGGACCCAGAAGAGGCCAGGGGGGCCAAGAGGCCCATTCCCCCCCTCGCTGGTGGGGGGGAATGGGGGTGTCAGGTTGATGAATTAAGGAAGACTGCGGTGGCCAGGGGGGAAGCAGCACACATTCTCTGGGTTCCAGGGGCCCAATAACAGGGGCCCGGGCACCGGAGCCTTGACACAGggtctataaatatatacacagacagcggtggtggtggtgttggtgggggtggtgtacACAGAGCAGACTCAACAGGTTGTTTTGCTAAGGACCGGACTCAGGCCTGTTCCAATAAATGTGGGCATCGCTTAAGACCTCCGACTCTCTCTGTGCCTACTTGCTTGCATTCCGCCCACTTGAAAGATAAGAACCCAGACAAAAACAGGAATCTATGGACCAGATTTTTACATGAAACCAAATAATAATGAACTCCGAAGACATTAGAAAGTTATGCATCGAAAACAGACGTGGATAGAAATACAAAGACAGGCTTTGCATGTATCCGAGTACAACCTGCaatctatatgtatataagaACACACATGAGCGAAGAATAACACAGATTTTCAACACGCAGACTCATTTAGAAACTCTCTAGGATGGAACACAaaccctgtacacacacacacacacacacacacacacacacacacacacacacacacacacacacacacacacacacacacacacacacacacacacacacacacacacacacacacacacacacacacacacacacacacacacaataatttaACCCACCCACAGCCAGCCATCAGAACAAGGAACGGAGGAGCCGCCTCCTGCAGGACGTGGAACTTAAGCGGGGGAAACACCATCGGGGTTAATGGTGATAATCCTATTAACCACATATTTTCCATGGACGAGCGAGGGGACACTTAAGAAGAGCGAGCCAAGCAGGACATACGTGGGTTCTGATTGAGAACGCAGAACTGGAGGTTTTCGCTGCGCCACGCGAGAGCCAATCAGAAGGAACAAAGTGGGCAGCGGTGGTCTCTGCATCGCCATCAAAGGGCCCCGGTAAGGTAGAGGCCCTCGTAtcactttccccccccccccccacacacacgcggtgTGATCGGTGAAAGGGACACCTTCCTTCACCTCTTTGAACACAGCCGCAGCGGCTCTCAGTCCTGACACATGCAGAGCTGTTACTCAAAGCGCGGGTGCACACAGGGCAGGGAAGAAGTGAGGATGGAAGCTATGATTTGATATGATGTTAGAGACAGAGCGAGTgacaagaggagagagggatacaaaggagagagaaacagaggagagagagagagagacagaggagagagagagagagagaggggagagagagagatgggaaatGAAATGGAGAGGTTAGAGAcaaggtggggagagagagagacaaagaggggtGGGTGTGTTATATGAAAGACAAGGGCAAAGGTTCAAACATAGAATATCTGTCGTCTTTCTCTCTTCCAAACACATTGGCAGTCTGAATTTCGGAATTTTTAaagcatttaaaaaatatgcatttatcaagaatttttttatttatgaactTATCAACTTGCGTCGACCTTCCAGTCAGTGTTATTTAAAGTGAAAAGTGCAGTTCTGCCCTAGTAATAAATAAATTCTTAGAAATAGAAATGTTTCATTTTTACAGCCTGGGCATTGGgtcagatttatttttttcattcaagATCCATTGATCGACCAGTAAGCCTCCAAAAGGTTAGGCTTCTAAATTATGCATAGCCTTCATACAGTTACTTAGCGATATTGCAAAATAAATTAAGCTCAAATTGTTTGCGTTACTTTTCCATACAAAATACGGCGTTGAAAGTGGGCGGTAACTCGGATCGAGGTTTGGTGaggtaggaggagaggggaggattaCGCGCATTACGCACACGCCGTCTGAAATTTGATTCGAGTTTAAAAGGCACTTGCAACTGTCAAAAGCCAGCGGAGAACGACGGGCATCACAGCACCCGAAAGGAGCACAAAAGCACCAGTGCGGAGCTCCATCCTAGGTGTCCACTTTGCATCGTCCCGCCTGGCTCTCCGGGTCAGGCGCGCAGCGACGCGGTGCCATGCGCCCTGCTAGCCTCGCGCTGCTCCCCGTCGTAGACACCGGAGAAAACCAATCTTGCGCATTCGTTCATGCGTGTGAGCCAACCATGGGGACACCGGACAACTTCACGGTCAGCTCGGTGAACGGTTCGGATCCGTTTGCGCGCAACGAGGAGGTGGCCAAGCTGGAGATCGCCGTGCTGAGCATCACGTTCCTGGTGGCCGTGGTGGGGAACGTCAGCGTGCTGCTGGCCATGTACAACACCAAGAAGAAGACGTCGCGAATGCACCTCTTCATCAAGCACCTGAGCttggccgacctggtggtggctTTCTTCCAGGTGCTGCCGCAGTTGTGCTGGAAGGTCACCTACCGTTTCTACGGGCCAGACTTCCTCTGCCGGATCGTGAAGCACCTGCAGGTGATGGGGATGTTCGCCTCCACCtacatgatggtgatgatgaccgTGGACCGCTACATCGCTATCTGCCACCCGCTTAAGACCCTGCAGCAGCCCACGCGGCGGTCCTTCATCATGATCGTGTCCACCTGGGTAGGCAGCCTGTTGCTCAGCGCACCGCAGTTCTTCATTTTCTCGCTGAGTGAGATAAAGAACGGCTCGGATGTGATGGACTGCTGGGGCCACTTTGTGGAGCCGTGGGGTGTGAAGACGTACATCACCTGGATCACGGTGGGGATATTTCTGATCCCCGTGTTCATCCTCATGATCTGCTACGGCTTCATCTGCCACAGCATATGGCAAAACATCAAGTATAAGACGAAGAAGTGCACGTCCGAGTCCGGGGCCCGGCATGGACTTATTGGGAAGAGTTCTGTCAGCAGCGTGACGACCATATCTAGAGCCAAGCTGAGAACCGTGAAGATGACTTTTGTGATTGTTCTGGCCTATATCGTGTGCTGGGCGCCGTTTTTTATCGTGCAGATGTGGTCTGTGTGGGATGAAAACTTCAATTTGGGCGGTAAATACCTCTATTCCATCTAGTCTTTTTAATCAATTTTTATCACCCATGAATTGCACTTTGTTATATACTAATCAGTGACACATGTTTGAAAATCTGAAAGAAACCCAAGCCATATATAAATGGAAAAAAATTATTGGTTTCAAATCATTAAGTTATTATTTTAAGTATATCTTAACATTAATTTGTGCATGAGGTAAGAGTTAATTAAATAACATGACATTCTTTTTTTGGATTGCCATCTGAAAACCCATCGGATAATCAAATAAGAGAATGATGCAACAAGCAAGGAATTGTGACTCAAGTCTTTCCTAGTCCCTGCAGttgtttgctctctctctctccctccctccctccctccctccctccctccctccctccctccctctctctctctctccctctctctctcatttaccTCCcgccaacctctctctctaaacATCGATCTCTCTCCAATCTCGCTCCAAATCTCCAATCcccctcgccctcgccctcttcctctccctcccatctctctctcgcccccctcctctccctcccatctctctctcgcccccctccAGACTCGGAGAACCCCGCGGTGACGCTGTCGGTGCTGCTCGCCAGCCTCAACAGCTGCTGCAACCCCTGGATCTACATGATCTTCAGCGGCCACCTGCTGCAGGACTTCGCCCACTGCTTCTCCTGCCTGTGGCCGCGCGACCGCCGCCTCAAGTCCAAGGAGGACTCGGACAGCAGCGTGCGCCGCACCACCCTCCCCACCAAGGTGAGCACCCGCAGCCCCCCCTGCAGCAGCGGCGGCACCTGGAGGGAGCTCGACAACTCGCCCAAGTCCTCGCTCCCCGGCATACAAGCGGAATAACGCCACCGCCCCAACAACCGGAGACCACTCTGTACGACTGGGGAGACTTAtgatggggtggtgggggggtgtggtggCGGAGGACGGAGTGATGACAGCCCGCCATGGCTGAAGGTGATGAGATGATTGTGTTTTAATGGATCCCTGCTTGTTATTGCCAACAACAGCAAGCATCTGGGGAAGAATGGCGGTGCTTCGGCTGATTGCCGAGGAGAGGCCGAGCCAAGGAggacaacggggggggggggctctctccAGAAGTGtgtgaaagggagggggggggggggaaaggagacAAACTCCATAAACAATTGCAGTGTTTACCAGGTTTCCACGGCAGCTGCCCGGGAGTCGGGACTAAATGTAGTTGTTTTGTTTGGAAGCCTGCGGCCTCAGGATGGCCTCAGTGGGCCGAGTGGGGGTCCCACTCACATCAACACATCCTCGCTGTCCTTGTATTCACATATAGAAAGAGGTGGTGCCTGAATATAGAAATATCcaaggaaagtgtgt includes:
- the avpr1aa gene encoding arginine vasopressin receptor 1Aa encodes the protein MRPASLALLPVVDTGENQSCAFVHACEPTMGTPDNFTVSSVNGSDPFARNEEVAKLEIAVLSITFLVAVVGNVSVLLAMYNTKKKTSRMHLFIKHLSLADLVVAFFQVLPQLCWKVTYRFYGPDFLCRIVKHLQVMGMFASTYMMVMMTVDRYIAICHPLKTLQQPTRRSFIMIVSTWVGSLLLSAPQFFIFSLSEIKNGSDVMDCWGHFVEPWGVKTYITWITVGIFLIPVFILMICYGFICHSIWQNIKYKTKKCTSESGARHGLIGKSSVSSVTTISRAKLRTVKMTFVIVLAYIVCWAPFFIVQMWSVWDENFNLGDSENPAVTLSVLLASLNSCCNPWIYMIFSGHLLQDFAHCFSCLWPRDRRLKSKEDSDSSVRRTTLPTKVSTRSPPCSSGGTWRELDNSPKSSLPGIQAE